A section of the Rhodobacter sp. genome encodes:
- a CDS encoding TauD/TfdA family dioxygenase, protein MQIRRLTGTIGAEILDADLRRDDDAAAIRAAFVTHSVVVIRDQRLTPEDHLAFARRFGPINVNRFFAAHPEHREIALVLKEPDQTGAIGEEWHTDHAYDSAPAMGSILHAIETPPYGGDTVFASMGAAYEGLSERFRAMIAGLSAWHSSRHVFGDTQKDTDSVRSGRVGNAAAATQDSLHPVVIRHPLSGRKGLFVNPQFTTRIDGLLPLESESVLGALYRHCQKPEFQCRVSWRAGDVTLWDNRATWHKAINDYQGHRRLMHRVTVEGVPLTAA, encoded by the coding sequence ATGCAGATCCGACGACTCACCGGCACGATCGGCGCCGAAATCCTGGATGCGGACCTGCGCCGCGACGACGACGCGGCCGCGATTCGGGCGGCCTTTGTCACGCATTCCGTCGTGGTGATCCGCGATCAGCGTCTGACCCCTGAGGACCATCTGGCCTTTGCCCGCCGCTTTGGCCCGATCAACGTCAACCGGTTCTTTGCCGCCCACCCTGAGCATCGCGAAATCGCCCTGGTGCTGAAGGAACCCGACCAGACCGGCGCCATCGGCGAGGAGTGGCACACCGACCACGCCTATGACAGCGCGCCGGCGATGGGGTCGATTCTGCACGCGATCGAGACCCCGCCCTATGGTGGCGATACCGTCTTTGCGTCGATGGGCGCGGCCTATGAGGGCCTGTCCGAACGGTTCCGCGCGATGATCGCAGGGCTCAGCGCCTGGCATTCCTCGCGCCATGTGTTCGGGGACACGCAGAAGGACACCGATTCGGTCCGCAGCGGGCGGGTCGGGAACGCGGCCGCCGCCACGCAGGATTCGCTGCATCCCGTCGTGATCCGGCACCCGCTGTCGGGCCGCAAGGGGCTGTTCGTGAATCCTCAGTTCACCACCCGGATCGACGGACTGTTGCCGCTGGAATCCGAGTCCGTTCTGGGCGCGCTCTATCGGCACTGCCAAAAACCCGAGTTCCAGTGCCGCGTGTCGTGGCGGGCCGGCGACGTGACCCTGTGGGACAACCGCGCCACCTGGCACAAGGCGATCAACGACTATCAGGGCCACCGGCGGCTGATGCATCGGGTCACGGTCGAAGGCGTGCCCCTGACCGCTGCCTGA
- a CDS encoding enoyl-CoA hydratase, which yields MAYETIVVEVAHYVALIRLNRPEALNALNSQLLGELADALRAADKNDKVRCIVLTGSEKAFAAGADISEMSKKSFVEMFEEDFFTPETDALLAVRKPIIAAVAGYALGGGCELAMMCDFIIAGDNAKFGQPEINLGVVAGIGGTQRLTRFVGKSKAMDMHLTGRFMDADEAERSGLVSRVVPAKKLIDEAMAAAQKIASKSGIATKVVKEAVNRSYETTLREGILFERRIFHALFNTEDQKEGMSAFLEKREAQFRDR from the coding sequence ATGGCGTATGAAACGATTGTGGTCGAGGTCGCGCATTACGTTGCGCTGATCCGTCTGAACCGGCCCGAGGCGCTGAATGCGCTGAATTCGCAATTGCTGGGCGAACTGGCCGATGCGCTCAGGGCGGCCGACAAGAACGACAAGGTGCGCTGCATCGTCCTGACCGGGTCCGAAAAGGCCTTTGCCGCCGGGGCCGACATCAGCGAAATGTCGAAGAAAAGCTTCGTCGAGATGTTCGAAGAGGACTTTTTCACCCCGGAAACCGACGCCCTGCTGGCCGTTCGCAAGCCGATCATCGCCGCCGTCGCGGGCTACGCGCTGGGCGGTGGCTGCGAACTGGCGATGATGTGCGATTTCATCATTGCCGGCGACAATGCCAAGTTCGGCCAGCCCGAGATCAACCTGGGCGTCGTCGCGGGCATTGGCGGCACCCAGCGTCTGACGCGTTTTGTCGGCAAGTCCAAGGCAATGGACATGCACCTGACCGGCCGCTTCATGGATGCGGACGAGGCCGAACGCTCGGGCCTGGTCAGCCGTGTTGTCCCCGCCAAGAAACTAATCGACGAGGCGATGGCGGCGGCGCAGAAAATCGCGTCGAAGTCGGGCATCGCCACCAAGGTTGTGAAAGAGGCCGTGAACCGCAGCTATGAGACCACGCTGCGCGAAGGCATCCTGTTCGAGCGCCGCATCTTCCACGCGCTGTTCAACACCGAGGACCAGAAAGAGGGCATGAGCGCCTTTCTGGAAAAGCGCGAAGCGCAGTTCCGCGACCGTTGA
- the rpsT gene encoding 30S ribosomal protein S20 has protein sequence MANTPQSKKRARQNEARFEVNKARRSRIRTYLRKVEEAIASGDAAVAKAALLEVQPELARGVSKGVLHKNTAARKMSRLASRVKALNA, from the coding sequence ATGGCCAATACGCCCCAGTCCAAGAAGCGCGCGCGCCAGAACGAAGCCCGCTTTGAAGTGAACAAAGCCCGCCGTTCGCGCATCCGCACCTATCTGCGCAAGGTGGAAGAAGCGATCGCCTCGGGCGATGCCGCGGTCGCCAAGGCGGCGCTGCTTGAGGTTCAGCCGGAACTGGCGCGGGGCGTCTCGAAGGGCGTGCTGCACAAGAACACCGCCGCGCGCAAGATGTCGCGCCTGGCGTCGCGCGTTAAGGCCCTGAACGCCTGA
- the ubiE gene encoding bifunctional demethylmenaquinone methyltransferase/2-methoxy-6-polyprenyl-1,4-benzoquinol methylase UbiE, which yields MSPTDQTRTTHFGFQTVDETRKAGMVHGVFSSVASKYDVMNDLMSFSIHRVWKDAMMDWLAPRGGQHLLDVAGGTGDVAFRFLQRAGDTARATVLDMTAPMLDEGRKRAEAERMADRLDWVVGDAMALPFAANTFDAYTISFGIRNVVRIPDALTEAYRVLKPGGRLMVLEFSQIPNDLMQKVYDLYSFNIIPRMGQVVAGDRDSYQYLVESIRKFPDQETFAAMIRQAGFGQVKYRNLTMGIAALHSGWKI from the coding sequence ATGAGCCCGACGGACCAGACCCGCACCACGCATTTCGGTTTCCAGACCGTGGACGAGACCCGCAAGGCCGGCATGGTCCACGGGGTCTTTTCCTCGGTCGCGTCGAAATACGATGTCATGAACGACCTCATGAGCTTCAGCATTCACCGGGTCTGGAAGGACGCGATGATGGATTGGCTTGCGCCGCGCGGGGGTCAGCATCTGCTGGACGTCGCCGGCGGGACCGGCGATGTGGCCTTTCGGTTCCTGCAACGCGCCGGCGACACGGCGCGGGCGACGGTCCTCGACATGACCGCGCCGATGCTGGACGAGGGTCGCAAACGGGCCGAGGCCGAACGGATGGCCGACCGGCTGGACTGGGTGGTGGGCGATGCCATGGCCCTGCCGTTCGCGGCGAACACCTTTGACGCCTACACGATCAGCTTCGGTATCCGCAACGTCGTCCGCATCCCGGACGCCCTGACCGAGGCCTACCGCGTGCTGAAACCCGGCGGGCGGCTGATGGTGCTGGAATTCAGCCAGATCCCGAACGATCTGATGCAGAAGGTCTACGACCTCTATTCCTTCAACATCATCCCGCGCATGGGGCAGGTCGTGGCGGGGGACCGCGACAGCTATCAGTATCTGGTCGAATCGATCCGCAAATTCCCCGATCAAGAGACCTTTGCGGCAATGATCCGGCAGGCAGGCTTCGGGCAGGTGAAATACCGCAACCTGACGATGGGGATCGCCGCGCTGCATTCCGGATGGAAGATCTGA
- the mutM gene encoding bifunctional DNA-formamidopyrimidine glycosylase/DNA-(apurinic or apyrimidinic site) lyase, whose translation MPELPEVETVRRGLSPAMEGQRIARADIRRPDLRWPFPPRMAERLTGARVERLRRRSKYILADLDTGETLLIHLGMSGRMTVSGLTAPFVPGQFHHTHPVAEKHDHVVLDMEGGARITFNDPRRFGAMDLMATAGLESHPLLAALGPEPLGNGFSADHLAARLKGRKGPIKALLLDQRLVAGLGNIYVCEALNRAGIHPERAGGRIGRARLDRLAQEIRTVLTEAITAGGSSLRDYRQADGELGYFQHSFRVYDREGAPCPTPDCHGTIRRIVQGGRSTYYCPACQR comes from the coding sequence ATGCCCGAACTGCCCGAGGTCGAAACCGTCCGCCGCGGGCTGTCCCCGGCGATGGAGGGCCAGCGCATCGCGCGCGCCGACATCCGCCGCCCCGACTTGCGCTGGCCCTTTCCGCCGCGCATGGCCGAACGGCTGACCGGGGCGCGCGTCGAGCGCCTGCGCCGGCGGTCGAAATACATCCTGGCCGACCTGGACACCGGCGAAACGCTGCTGATCCATCTGGGCATGTCGGGGCGGATGACGGTGTCTGGCCTGACCGCGCCCTTTGTGCCGGGGCAGTTCCACCACACCCACCCGGTGGCCGAGAAACACGATCATGTCGTGCTGGACATGGAAGGCGGCGCGCGCATCACCTTCAACGACCCGCGACGTTTCGGCGCGATGGACCTGATGGCCACGGCCGGCCTGGAAAGCCACCCGTTGCTGGCCGCGCTGGGGCCGGAACCCTTGGGCAACGGGTTCTCGGCCGATCATCTGGCCGCACGACTCAAGGGGCGCAAGGGGCCCATCAAGGCGTTGCTGCTGGATCAGCGGTTGGTCGCGGGGCTGGGCAACATCTATGTGTGCGAGGCCCTGAACCGGGCCGGCATCCACCCCGAACGCGCGGGCGGGCGGATCGGCCGCGCGCGGCTGGACCGGCTGGCGCAAGAGATCCGCACCGTCCTGACCGAGGCGATCACCGCCGGCGGCTCAAGCCTGCGGGACTATCGGCAGGCCGATGGCGAACTGGGTTATTTCCAGCATTCCTTTCGCGTCTACGACCGCGAGGGCGCCCCCTGCCCGACGCCGGACTGCCACGGGACCATCCGCCGTATCGTGCAGGGCGGGCGCTCGACCTACTACTGCCCCGCCTGTCAGAGATAG